Genomic segment of Microbacterium hydrocarbonoxydans:
CCTGAGCGATGTTCTCGTCGGGCTGCAGCGCCAGCAGGTTCGCGACGTGCGTGCCCTTCGCGTCGCGACCGGCCTCGGGAACCTCATAGGTCTTCGCGCGATAGACGCGTCCCTTGTCGGTGAAGAACAGCAGCCAGTGGTGCGTGGTGGTCACGAAGAAGTGCTCGACGATGTCGTCGGCACGCAGCTGGGCGCCCTTGATGCCCTTGCCGCCGCGGTGCTGCGACCGGTAGTTGTCGCTGCGCGTGCGCTTGATGTATCCGGCGCGGGTGATGGTGACGACCATCTCCTCTTCGGCGATGAGGTCTTCCATCGACACGTCGCCGTCGAATCCGTGCAGGATGTGCGTGCGACGGTCGTCGCCGAAGCGGTCGACGATGCCGGTGAGCTCTTCACGGATGATGTCGCGCTGCAGCGCCTCATCGGCCAGGATCGCCTGGTACTCGGCGATGAGTCGCTCGAGCTCGGCCGCCTCGTCGAGGATCTTCTGCCGCTCGAGTGCTGCGAGGCGACGGAGCTGCATGTCGAGGATGGCCTGGGCCTGGTCGTCGTCGATGTCGAGGAGCTTCTTCAGCCCGTCGCGAGCATCCTCGACCGTGGCTGAACGACGGATCAGGGCGATGACCTCGTCGAGCGCATCGAGCGCCTTGAGGTACCCGCGCAGGATGTGCATGCGGCGCTCGGCCTTGGCGAGGCGGAAGCGCGTGCGGCGGACGATGACTTCGAGCTGGTGGGTGATCCAGTAGGTCACGAACCCGTCGATCGCGAGGGTGCGGGGCACGCCGTCGACGATCGCGAGCATGTTCGCGCCGAAGTTCTCCTGCAGCTGCGTGTGCTTGTACAGGTTGTTGAGCACGACCTTCGCGACCGCGTCGCGCTTGAGCACGACGACGAGACGCTGACCCGTACGGTCGGACGACTCGTCACGGATGTCGGCGATGCCGGTGATCTTGCCGTCGCGGGCCAGGTCACCGATCTTGACGGCCACGTTGTCGGGGTTCACCTGATACGGCAGTTCGGTGATGACGAGGCAGGTGCGGCCCTGGATCTCTTCGACGTTCACGACCGCGCGCATCGTGATCGACCCGCGACCCGTGCGGTACGCCTCCTGAACACCCTTGGTGCCCAGGATCTGAGCACCGGTCGGGAAGTCGGGGCCGGGGATGCGCTGGATCAGCCCGTCGAGCAGCTCTTCGCGCGGGAGACCCGGGTTGTCGAGCGCCCACAGCGCCGCGGCCGAGACCTCGCGAAGGTTGTGAGGGGGGATGTTGGTCGCCATGCCGACCGCGATGCCGACCGAGCCGTTGACGAGCAGGTTCGGGAAGCGCGCCGGCAGAACCGTCGGCTCCTGGGTCTGACCGTCGTAGTTGTCGGTGAAGTCGACCGTGTCCTCTTCGATGTCGCGCACCATCTCGAGCGCGAGCGGGGCCATCTTGGTCTCGGTGTAACGAGGGGCGGCTGCCCCCATGTTCCCGGGGGAGCCGAAGTTGCCCTGTCCCAGAGCCAGCGGGTAGCGCAGCGACCACGGCTGCACGAGACGCACCAGAGCGTCGTAGATCGCCGAGTCACCGTGCGGGTGGTACTGACCCATGACCTCGCCGACGACACGGGCGCACTTCGAGAACGACTTGTCGGGGCGGAATCCGCCGTCGTACATGCCGTAGATCACGCGGCGGTGCACGGGCTTGAGACCGTCGCGCACGTCGGGCAGCGCCCGGCCGACGATCACGGCCATCGCGTAGTCGAGATAGCTGCGCTGCATCTCGGACTGCAGGTCGACCTGGTCGATCTTGCCGTGCTCGTGTGCCGGCTCGGGGCGTACTTCGTCAGTCATGTGTGTTGTCGATTCCGGTCGTCAGTGGAACGAATGCAGGCGCGGGACGCGTCAGATGTCGAGGAAGCGGACATCCTTGGCGTTGCGCTGGATGAAGCTGCGTCGCGACTCGACGTCCTCACCCATCAGCACGCTGAAGATCTCGTCGGCTGCTGCGGCATCCTCGATGGTCACCTGACGCAGGGTGCGGGTGGTGTGGTCCATCGTGGTCTCCCACAGCTCCTTGGCGTTCATCTCGCCCAGACCCTTGTAGCGCTGGATGCCGGCATCCTTCGGGATCCGCTTGCCGTTGTCGAGTCCGAACTTCAGGAGCGCATCGCGCTCCGCGTCGCTGAAGACGTACTCGTGCGGCTGGTTCGTCCACTTGAGACGGTAGAGGGGCGGCATCGCCAGATAGACGAAGCCCGCCTCGATGAGACCGCGCATGTAGCGGAAGAGCAGCGTCAGCAGCAGGGTCGTGATGTGCTGGCCGTCGACGTCGGCATCCGCCATCAGCACGATCTTGTGATATCGAGCCTTCTCGATATCGAACTCCTCGCCGATGCCCGTGCCGAAGGCCTGGATCATCGCCTGGACTTCTTTGTTGCCGAGAGCCTTGTCGAGCCGCGCGCGCTCGACGTTGAGGATCTTGCCTCGAAGGGCCAGGATCGCCTGCGTGTGCGGGTCGCGACCCTGCACCGCCGAGCCACCTGCCGAGTCGCCCTCGACGAGGAAGATCTCGCTGATCGAGGGATCCTTGCTGGTGCAGTCCTTGAGCTTGTCGGGCATGGCCGCCGACTCGAACACGCTCTTGCGGCGTGCCGTCTCCCGGGCCTTGCGCGCGGCGAGACGAGCGGTCGCCGCATCGATCGCCTTGCGGATCACGTTCTTCGCCTGGATCGGGTTGCGATCGAACCAGTCACCGAGCTGGTCTCCGACCACCTTCTGCACGAATGCCTTGGCCTCGGTGTTGCCGAGCTTGGTCTTGGTCTGCCCCTCGAACTGAGGCTCGCCGAGCTTGATCGAGATGACGGCCGTGAGTCCTTCTCGCACGTCATCGCCCGAGAGGTTGTCGTCCTTCTCCTTGAGCAGGTTGTTCGCACGCGCGTACTTGTTGACCAGCGTCGTGAGAGCGGCGCGGAAGCCCTCTTCGTGCGTTCCGCCCTCATGCGTGTTGATCGTGTTGGCGTAGGTGAAGACGTTCTCGGTGTACGAGGTGGTCCACTGCATCGCGACCTCGAGCGAGATCTTGCGCTCGGTGTCCTCCGACTCGAACGCGATGATCTCGTCATTGACGACCTCGGCGTGACGCACCTTGTTCAGGTACTCGACGTAGTCCACGAGACCTCGCTCGTAGAAGAAGACGTCGTTGGGCTGCGTGAGAGTCGGCTGACCG
This window contains:
- the gyrB gene encoding DNA topoisomerase (ATP-hydrolyzing) subunit B is translated as MTPESPADETESTNGDLPTASASGSSALSPKVKQPGEYGADSIQILEGLEAVRKRPGMYIGSTGPRGLHHLVYEIVDNSVDEALAGYADTIFVTLLEDGGVRVVDNGRGIPVDPHSSDPTKSTVEVVLTILHAGGKFGGGAYAVSGGLHGVGSSVVNALSTRFDVEVKQKGFVWRHSFANGGVPQQQLEKGEASDDTGTSITFWPDAEIFTETTTFEYDTLRTRFQQMAFLNKGLRIELSDERPDSAYQVEVDGQPTLTQPNDVFFYERGLVDYVEYLNKVRHAEVVNDEIIAFESEDTERKISLEVAMQWTTSYTENVFTYANTINTHEGGTHEEGFRAALTTLVNKYARANNLLKEKDDNLSGDDVREGLTAVISIKLGEPQFEGQTKTKLGNTEAKAFVQKVVGDQLGDWFDRNPIQAKNVIRKAIDAATARLAARKARETARRKSVFESAAMPDKLKDCTSKDPSISEIFLVEGDSAGGSAVQGRDPHTQAILALRGKILNVERARLDKALGNKEVQAMIQAFGTGIGEEFDIEKARYHKIVLMADADVDGQHITTLLLTLLFRYMRGLIEAGFVYLAMPPLYRLKWTNQPHEYVFSDAERDALLKFGLDNGKRIPKDAGIQRYKGLGEMNAKELWETTMDHTTRTLRQVTIEDAAAADEIFSVLMGEDVESRRSFIQRNAKDVRFLDI
- the gyrA gene encoding DNA gyrase subunit A, with product MTDEVRPEPAHEHGKIDQVDLQSEMQRSYLDYAMAVIVGRALPDVRDGLKPVHRRVIYGMYDGGFRPDKSFSKCARVVGEVMGQYHPHGDSAIYDALVRLVQPWSLRYPLALGQGNFGSPGNMGAAAPRYTETKMAPLALEMVRDIEEDTVDFTDNYDGQTQEPTVLPARFPNLLVNGSVGIAVGMATNIPPHNLREVSAAALWALDNPGLPREELLDGLIQRIPGPDFPTGAQILGTKGVQEAYRTGRGSITMRAVVNVEEIQGRTCLVITELPYQVNPDNVAVKIGDLARDGKITGIADIRDESSDRTGQRLVVVLKRDAVAKVVLNNLYKHTQLQENFGANMLAIVDGVPRTLAIDGFVTYWITHQLEVIVRRTRFRLAKAERRMHILRGYLKALDALDEVIALIRRSATVEDARDGLKKLLDIDDDQAQAILDMQLRRLAALERQKILDEAAELERLIAEYQAILADEALQRDIIREELTGIVDRFGDDRRTHILHGFDGDVSMEDLIAEEEMVVTITRAGYIKRTRSDNYRSQHRGGKGIKGAQLRADDIVEHFFVTTTHHWLLFFTDKGRVYRAKTYEVPEAGRDAKGTHVANLLALQPDENIAQVLDIRDYEVADYLVLATRDGLVKKTSLASYDTNRQGGVIAIRLNDEDELVSALMVNAEDDILLISRKGMSVRFSATDEALRPMGRATAGVKGMKFRAGDSLLSASVAALGQYVFVVTDGGYAKRTAIEEYRVQGRGGFGIKVAKLHDDRGTLAGGLMVSEDDEVLVVLSSGKVVRSAVAEVPAKGRDTMGVVFARTTEADRILAIARNGERGLTEDDASDEAEADSPTTSPDTTENPEEADV